The DNA window AGTTACCCATATTATCACGCGACTTTGCATAAGCTGTTCTATCGCGATTATCTTCAATATATTGCCATGCAGCATTAATCAGTCGTAAAGCAAAACCTGTGCGTTTTTTAGGTGGCGGCGTGAAAGTATGTTTTTCAGGAAGAATGAAATTATAATCACTGATTGTCATTTCTCTGGCTTCATCATCCCAATACAACAGCCCAATCTTTATATCGTAAATAACCCACTTATCTACGTCATATAAAATGGTTTGCGTTTCTTTATCGTATTCTGGTGGCTTATTCTTGATAGCCCACGCGGGATAGTCACCATCAGGCATGCCGATTGTAAAACGCTCACCAACAGGGGAATAAAATTCAAAATCAGTTTTATCTTCGACTTCAACCCAGTTATCGGAAACGCTATTATATTTGCCTATTAAGCCACTCGCGCTTGGGACATAGATATTTTCAGTAAAGTCCAATCCAAGAGCAGTGCCTTCTGCGACATGCTCTTCACTATTTCCTAACCACCACCCCAACGGATGAATTTGAGAGACTTTTAATGTCACTGACTTACTTTGTATTTCGTTCATTATGCGAGTCTCACTATCCAGTTGAACTTACGGTTATCAATGGTGTTTTTGGCTGCACCAAATAATGCAATCACAACATTGTGTGCATGCGAACCAATGGATACTGGGTGGGTATGAGCACCAGCATTGGACATCTTGTACCAATTGCCATCATTGCTAGTAGAATATCTTGATACAGCGTCTACGATACTATCACTTCTTGCATTGCCAATGAACCTATTTTGCCCATTAGCAGTATGCGTATGCGCACCCGCTGACGCTGTTGATTTATTGCCTAAATTTGTAGAGCTTACGGTGGAATTTGGATGCCCATGATTTTTAACTTGCCCTTCTTCATAGGCAAGCACTAATTCATTATCATTTTTACCAACAATGCCGAGGCCACGCATATCAGGTAGTATCCCGTTGGGATAGGCTTTGAGTGTTTCAGTGAATTTGGGGTCAAATGCATTATTCTTCATGATGGCAAAACCATTTGGGGCTATATCAGCAGGCCAAGGTAACGGCACGCCGACAGGGCATATCTTGGCTGCTAGCTCCAACCATATATCGTCAACGGGGGAGTTATCGGGGCCGTATACATGCTTACCCTTTTCTTTTATATCACCAAGAACATCAATGCTTCTTTCAATTGTTACCTGTTCGTCACTGGAGAATGAAGCGATCTCTTCATATGGCATGGGTGTAGGGAGGTGGCAATAACCATTGTTAGGCGTTAAATCTGACGTAGGAATAAAGCCCGTTGTCAGTATGACTGTGCAACTATTATATGTTTGTTGCTCTAAATAAACGGGTAAATATTTTATGCTCCCATTAACAATAACAGGTTCTCCGATAACAACTTTTTCTTTACCGCTATCACCAAATGCCTCTACTAGCGTAATACGGCCGACACTGTGTTTATACCCCCAACGGATAGAGTATTTTTTATAGCCATGGGCATTCATGATGTTTATTATAAATTTCTACGATTATCGTTCCGTGGGAATGCCACTGACCTACATCAACAGAAAAGCGCCCTATTTCATATTTTCGTCTTGCATTAATACTTTTGGTTCCTCCTCTGGGGATGCGTCTTAGTCCACCCTCATTTGAAGCGACATAGCGACTGTCCGCCGTTTCTTGAGTCATTTTGCTTTCTGCAAATGTATATGCTTTTTTTATTGCTTTCGCAAGATGGTCAAACTTTTTTGGGTCAAAGTCTATACCCGCTTCTAACATCACATTTTGAAACTCAGCGATATTGGCATTAAACCAATCCGCACCGGGCCAGCTGGGGTTGCCGACTTCGGTAAAATAGCCCGGTACACCTTGACTGGTTGCATCGGGTTTGCTCACAACTTGTGAGCCATTTTGCAGTGGATGCATTAATTATCTCCTCTATACATACGTAAACTGATAATACTTACCAGCGGCTCTGTTTTTGTTTAACGCGCATTCAAGCACTTGTGCTGAACCGTTAATTAACGGGGTTTGGACGTTATCCAGTGCGGTCATGTGGGTTTCAGGTGTATCAAACACGCGGATATTTAACACATGGCGATAGCGCGCTGGATGCAGTGGATAACGACAGTCTCGCAAACACTGATGGGGAAATATTTCATCAACCTTGATGTTAAAGCCCAAGTCTGCGGCTTGTTTTTCTATATTCCATGCTTGTAAACCGCCGCTGCGGTACTCTTTTTCAATCACAGAATTTCGGCGAGACTGAAATGATTGGTCGCTGATGATGCAATCAGGTAGCCCAAGGTAGTTTTCCCATTCAGGTAGCAGCTTGACCGTGGTTTCTGGTCTCATTTCTAATAATAGGTTGGCTGCGCTCACTTCAATGCGTTGTAAGCGTGGAGCAAGGCCCGCTATCTTTTGTTGTGCTGGGCTATTGCGCTCTTGTGGCCAGGCTAAACCTTGCGGCATCAGCTGGCTGAGCATGTTGCGCCATGGCGCTGTTATCCCCATTGAATATCTCCAAATGCATGAATCTGATTGTCTTTAGCAAGCACATCATCATCTAAGTTGCAGAGATAGTTTTGTACGCTGGTTACTGACCCAATCGCAGTGCCAACGGTATTTTTAAACAGCGTTTCACCTGGCGATAAACTGCGTTCAAGCGAGGTCAAATTACCAAGCACTTGTTTGCGGTTTTCTGGTGTGTCTGGCGTTAATGCTATCGTCATGGACGTGGTTTTAAGTACCAATGGGATAATAAATACTTCAATCCCCGCAGGGCGGCCCACATACACCTTGGTTGCAGGGTCTTGATGACGATAGATATATGACAGCATGTGAGTAATGTCATCAGGAGTTGGCAAAATATCATCACGCTCATCAAAGACAAACGCAATGCCGACCGTTGAACCGCCGCGATATGCGCCAGTACACCAGGCGCGAGATACGCCGCCCACTTCACGGCTCCACGCCACATAATCATGCTCAGCGCCGCCCTGTGGTGGGTTACGCTTGCGGTATAACAAACGCTCTAACAGCTGATTAATCGGCTCGATATCAATACCGCCCATCATGCCCAATGATGCGCCGCGCGCTTGTACGCCTGGCACTGACGACACCAACGTCAACACGCTATCCTTGTCTAGATTGCCTGCGTAACCCGCGTGAATAGCCGTGATACTCACGATAACGGTTCCGTCTTGAGGGACGCCACTTTGTTCAATCCGGTAAACTTGACCGTTTTCTGACTTTACTTCACTGCCAACAGGCAAAGAAACCGTGCCAGTGAATGACGCCGTACCCATCGCTTTGGTGGGCATTTTACGAATAACACCTTCCTTGGCCGCCATATCAATGATGGTCTGGTCTTCGGAATCCGACGTCGGAATGATTTGGCGCACAATCCAAGACTGGTAATCATACAAGTCACGTATGCCCGCACTAACCGCCACATTAAGCGCCTGTTCTACACCAAACTGGGGCAGTGGCAAACCAAGCTCGGCTTCCATGTCCGCTTGGCCATCATTGACTAGGCTGCGTAAACTCGGTACGTCATAAGGCATGTTGTGTCCCCCATAGTCTCGCTATGTTGATATTGACATCACGGCCATCAGGCTTGGTAACCGTCACGTAGAGTGCCAAGGTATTTAACTTAGGGATAGCACCTGTGACCGTAATTTTGGCGGCGAGTTGCCCTAAGTCGCGGTGCGTTTCAAGTAACCATGCTAATGCTTCTTTAGCATAAGAGACGGCTTTATTACGGATATCGAGGGTCAGTTTTTCACGTGAGAGTAACCACAAGCGAGAGCCCCAAGGAGAGGCGCTGAATGCATCGCCAATAAAGCCGCGGCAACAAGCGCTGCTATCAGGTAGCGTGTCGTTATCATTGGCGCGGGCATCTGTAAACAATGACAGCAACACCAATTCAACAATGGGGTCGCTGTCATCACTGTGTTGAATATCAACATGAACAGATTGTGGTAGTTGACGGATCATGAAAAAAGTCCTTTATTGAATATCACAAGGGCGTTGTGGTCTCGTGCTGCTCGGTCATCTTTATGTTTATGCTTGCCAAGCGATGTACCCGACGTGGTTAACACATCTTGACCTGTGATTGAGCTGTCACTGGTGATGGGGCCTGTAACATGCAGCGCGCTTTGTATTTCTGTTTCAGGTGAGATAATAGTGGCTTTTTTCTCTACGTTGAAAATAACCTCTGTAACTGTAATAACGGCTTTTCCCCCTTTGGTGAGCTTAATGTTGTGTCCCTCAAGGTGATACAAGATAGAGTCGCCTTCGATGCCGCCCACTGGGCGAACGGCTTTATCTTCAACGGCCAAGGCAACCAAGCCCGCACGACCGCCCGCCACCGACACCACCATGGCTTCACTGCCCATTGGTGCAACACTGCAATGACCGTAGTTTTGAAAGTGCTCAACATCATCAACCGTTTCATCAGCTAATACAGAGACCTGCAAGTTTTGGCGTTTGAGTGAATCGTTCACCACACTCACCACGGCGCGTGAGACCAGCATGCGCATCTTACGGCGCAGCGGTGCTAATAATTTATTGATATCGCGTAATGTCATGGGAGTTACCAGGTCGAGTCCGTTTGAGGTTTATCTTGCACCGTTTCTGCAATGGTCAGGGCATCAGGGGGCACAAGACTTAATACCGTCTTACGCCCCTGATCGTCTTCGGTAAACGTCACGTTTACAATGAGCCATTGTTCATCTGTGCCCTGAATGCTGTCACTTAGATGAACGCGTTTATTCACCGCCCACAAGTCGCCCGTCATGACGTTTTCACGCCACCCTAGCACTGTAATTTCGGTGGATGTTGAAGCCGCTTTCGCGCGTTGACGCTGCCATTGGCCTTTGCTGCTCGCGCCTTGCGCCGTCATAATTTCATCATTGATAATAATTTGAGGACGATAACGGGTGATCTCTTTATCAACCACGGTGACCTTTTGACCGCCCACCGCCGAGGATGATTGTTCATCCCACGCTGCGCCGCCCGCACTGCCTTCACCTTTGACAATGTATTGCGAAGCCCTGTCGCGCCAACTGAAACGCCCGCGCGCCGCTAAAATATTCTCACCTAAGCGCAGGGCCACATGGCATGTTTTATCACTTGCGCGCGTTATCACTAATGCGCCATGCGCATTTGAACTTAATAAAACGCCGCGCTCTTTCGCTAATCGGTCTAAAAACTCAAACGCCGTTTCGCCTTGTTCAATCGCTACTTTAGCAAAGACTTCGTGGGCTTGTTCTGTTTCTATCACAAGGGCAATATTGAAGGGTTTGCACACCGCGCTGGCAATATCAGCAAGCGAACTTTGACTAAAACCGCCAGATTGATGCACCACAGCGCAATCAACCAAGTCGCCCGTTTTGTCTCTTCCAGACACACTGATGGTCACCGAACTGGCATCATAACTGGGTATCCAATCATCAATATAACCGGTACTGACAATATCATCGCCAATGGCCACCACACAGGTACTGCCCAATGCAATGAGTTGTGGTTTCACACTTTCCCACGTTTTCGTTAACGCCAGTTCAAAACTGCCCGCCACGTTTTGTAAACTGCGGCTTATAGACACGCTTGTCCAGCCTTGCAAGATAGCGCCATCCACGCGCAATGTTATCGCTTCACTCATGAATAATTTCAACCTCTGTGTTTGCCTCTACAAAGGCAGGGTTAACTAGCCCGTTGCGGGTGATAATGCGGTGGCGCTGTTCACAACTGCCTGTTTGTTGGTATGCAATGAGCGCGACGGGCATTGTCACTCGCGGCGTAAATAAGGTGGTATTGGGCAGCTGCACCGCGCGGCGATTAACATCATCCATCACGGCATTGCGCAGGTCTCGCAGTGTTTTACGTAGCGCTGAACTTTCTGTTGAGCCATGTTCATCAATGGCAATACGCGCGCGCTCACCAAGCAGCAAACTCAGCGCATTGCCCATTTGGGTTAATTGCTCGCCAGTTAACACCTTACTGTTATTGACGCCTATCAAGCCTGTTTGCCGTTCGTCTTGCTGGCCAGCAGTCAGTGAGGAGGCCGCAATGGCACTGGCTTTGGCGATAGCGGCATTATTTAACAACAGCGCTTTAAACGCGCTGGCATTGGCAAGCACTTGCGTTTGTAATGATCCATTTTGATACAGCAGCACTGAGGCGGAATTATCATTGTCTGATATCAGTTTATGACGCAGGCCGCCCGTGACCATGAGCTCTGCTTTTAGTCCGTTCCAGCGGTCGATGACCTGATCATAAACATCAAGCGCACGAATAGGATCGGTTGCTATGGACTTGACACTTTCTACAAGCCCCATGATCTCGCGCGCCAGTTCGCCTGGATAGGCCAGCAATTTACCCACGGAGCTTTTAACGCGTGCCAGTCTGTCTTTCCATTCGCCCAGCCCAGAGGGCAATGACGGCAGTGAACGGGTAAACTCATCCAAATCATCAAGCAGCGAATCGACCATGTCACCCACGCTTGGGGTCGCTGCGGCCACATTAAATTTGGCTTTAAAATCCGCCGCATTTTTCTCACTGGCAAGTTTGGCTTTGTCATCCACAACTTTGGCCGTGTCAGCCACTTGACTTGGAAATAACGAGGAGCCCGCTTCAAAACACTCAAAGCTAACCGTGGCAGTGTTCTCTGTATTAAGCGCAAATTTATGCGTCACACTGCCAATTTGAACTTGTTGAATATCCCCACCAAGGGTGGACTAATTCACCCGGTCCCGATTGATTTAATACCCCCAACAATGCGCTAAGCTCCGTGAGGTAATCATCACCCACCACGCGTGCATTTATACTTTGCTTATTGATGGCTGCGCCATTGTCTTCAGCAAAACTGGTTTCTTTCTTTGGGTATTCATGCGCGGCCGCACGTCGCCCCGCACTGCCTTCAACATCTTCCAGTAAGAAAGTGACATCTCGAAAGGATGCCGTTAAAAGGTGTTCAAATGACATTTATTATCGCCTTACATTTATGAGGGAAGTGAAATACCCATGTCAACTTGTGGGCCCGGTGCGCTTTGAATACCGACTTGTTTTATATTGACGCGCTTGTCATGCACATCCACTTGCAAAGCGACCGCCTGTGGTTCATTGGGCATTGGCGCAGGCGCTGCCGGAGCAGGTATCGGTGTTATCTTGTCCTCATCCATCCAGCGATTGGCCAGCTCGCCCAACTTAGCGCCTAAAAACGAGCCCACGATGCCGCCAATTGCTGTACCTACTACAGGTACAACACTGCCTAACGTTGCGCCAATCGCGCCGCCAGCGGTTGATGCGGCAAGCTCAACGGCTGTTGCGCGGTTAAGGTCGCCATTAATAGCCATTGTGGCAGCTCCCAGTGCAACGCCCCCCATTCCCCGTAACTTGGTGCGACCGCTTAAACGGGGACGCGTTTTGGTTCGAGGTTTAGGGCGGGGCTTTTGCTGTGTCTGAGAACGCAGCGGTTTTACGGGTGCTAAACGGTTACCCATGGCCATGTCTGTCGCGCCCAGAGCTAAACCTTTCATGCCACGTAATTTGGTGCGGCCACCAAAGCGGGAGCTGCGAGTTCGAGAGCGCCGGGTGCGACGTTTATTTCTTTTATTTCGCGAGTCAACCTCACCTGTTGTGGTGCTTATTCCATTAGCTGGCATGTTAACGACATAGACAGGCATCGTGCCCAGGTCTTTTGAACCGCCGCCTAACGGATTGTTTGATTTTTTCTTTTTGAGTGAGTTGTAGACTTTTTTTGCACCACTACCGACATCCCACATTTTTTTAGCTACAACCAGTCCTGCTCCGACCTTGGCGATATTCAGCCCCATATCCAGCCACTTTTGCACCGCATTGGGATCAAGGTCGAGCGCTTCTTTTAATTCAGCTAAGGGCGTTGCTAACTGCTTGTTGGCAAAGCGATCTACTTCACCCCGTAAGAAGGTAAACGTGCTGCCTAATGTACTGGCATTCTTGGCACTGGCTTTTTGAGTTGTGCCCAGTTCATATGTTTTACTGATCAAGGATTGCAGCAGTGCTTTATTATCCTCAGAATACAAACTCGATAGCCCTTGCAAGCCCGTATCATCAAACACATCACCGAGTTTTAAGGGATCATTTTTTGCTGTCTCTAAAATTTCCATTAACAGCTC is part of the Moritella viscosa genome and encodes:
- a CDS encoding bacteriophage Mu-like gp48 protein translates to MGITAPWRNMLSQLMPQGLAWPQERNSPAQQKIAGLAPRLQRIEVSAANLLLEMRPETTVKLLPEWENYLGLPDCIISDQSFQSRRNSVIEKEYRSGGLQAWNIEKQAADLGFNIKVDEIFPHQCLRDCRYPLHPARYRHVLNIRVFDTPETHMTALDNVQTPLINGSAQVLECALNKNRAAGKYYQFTYV
- a CDS encoding bacteriophage Mu-like gp47 protein, baseplate J-like family, producing MPYDVPSLRSLVNDGQADMEAELGLPLPQFGVEQALNVAVSAGIRDLYDYQSWIVRQIIPTSDSEDQTIIDMAAKEGVIRKMPTKAMGTASFTGTVSLPVGSEVKSENGQVYRIEQSGVPQDGTVIVSITAIHAGYAGNLDKDSVLTLVSSVPGVQARGASLGMMGGIDIEPINQLLERLLYRKRNPPQGGAEHDYVAWSREVGGVSRAWCTGAYRGGSTVGIAFVFDERDDILPTPDDITHMLSYIYRHQDPATKVYVGRPAGIEVFIIPLVLKTTSMTIALTPDTPENRKQVLGNLTSLERSLSPGETLFKNTVGTAIGSVTSVQNYLCNLDDDVLAKDNQIHAFGDIQWG
- a CDS encoding bacteriophage Mu-like gp45 protein, translating into MTLRDINKLLAPLRRKMRMLVSRAVVSVVNDSLKRQNLQVSVLADETVDDVEHFQNYGHCSVAPMGSEAMVVSVAGGRAGLVALAVEDKAVRPVGGIEGDSILYHLEGHNIKLTKGGKAVITVTEVIFNVEKKATIISPETEIQSALHVTGPITSDSSITGQDVLTTSGTSLGKHKHKDDRAARDHNALVIFNKGLFS
- a CDS encoding bacteriophage Mu-like gp45 protein, with product MIRQLPQSVHVDIQHSDDSDPIVELVLLSLFTDARANDNDTLPDSSACCRGFIGDAFSASPWGSRLWLLSREKLTLDIRNKAVSYAKEALAWLLETHRDLGQLAAKITVTGAIPKLNTLALYVTVTKPDGRDVNINIARLWGTQHAL
- a CDS encoding bacteriophage Mu-like baseplate protein, giving the protein MSEAITLRVDGAILQGWTSVSISRSLQNVAGSFELALTKTWESVKPQLIALGSTCVVAIGDDIVSTGYIDDWIPSYDASSVTISVSGRDKTGDLVDCAVVHQSGGFSQSSLADIASAVCKPFNIALVIETEQAHEVFAKVAIEQGETAFEFLDRLAKERGVLLSSNAHGALVITRASDKTCHVALRLGENILAARGRFSWRDRASQYIVKGEGSAGGAAWDEQSSSAVGGQKVTVVDKEITRYRPQIIINDEIMTAQGASSKGQWQRQRAKAASTSTEITVLGWRENVMTGDLWAVNKRVHLSDSIQGTDEQWLIVNVTFTEDDQGRKTVLSLVPPDALTIAETVQDKPQTDSTW
- a CDS encoding tail fiber assembly protein; its protein translation is MNEIQSKSVTLKVSQIHPLGWWLGNSEEHVAEGTALGLDFTENIYVPSASGLIGKYNSVSDNWVEVEDKTDFEFYSPVGERFTIGMPDGDYPAWAIKNKPPEYDKETQTILYDVDKWVIYDIKIGLLYWDDEAREMTISDYNFILPEKHTFTPPPKKRTGFALRLINAAWQYIEDNRDRTAYAKSRDNMGNYQVTELGTLPDTHTLKEPDEFDSWIDDTWQYDIERERPVKIAAERNWRDGKLTQLLSRIDQYEKDKNYPAELRTSPIKSEADFLKLLSDRKLISDYPDSEAFPFGSRPSLSNLIK